From one Verrucomicrobiota bacterium genomic stretch:
- a CDS encoding FKBP-type peptidyl-prolyl cis-trans isomerase yields MAKNYPAAVIEMNRKSICSSLVLLACVFPLFADQQQVLTESNMASPEPAAPAVEKVAPVTEKQATVTAAQAPTAAKTADGKTESAQLALKPDETELQLTRFGTITAWNMGLCHFLTAKDYQYFEKGLRGAIVERQMPPKLTEKEQAALQEFISKRETEQIENNRKVGETFRKTKEKEAGFKKLPSGVVVNVIKAGDSVRATDDCTVEIDYEGKLISGEVFDSTFERKEHATLYLGMIISGLREVIQQIGNGGEARAFIPPENAYGDESMGIIPGGSTLEFWIKIHKITNPVVDLKPEPAKPAATPVKAAPAPTPAPVPVSPVDSRAR; encoded by the coding sequence GTGGCGAAAAATTATCCTGCGGCGGTGATTGAAATGAATAGGAAAAGTATTTGTAGTTCTCTCGTGTTGTTGGCGTGTGTATTTCCGCTTTTTGCAGATCAGCAACAGGTGTTGACCGAAAGCAATATGGCGTCGCCGGAGCCCGCTGCGCCTGCGGTTGAAAAAGTTGCCCCTGTTACCGAAAAACAGGCGACGGTTACAGCAGCACAAGCTCCAACTGCGGCGAAAACGGCCGATGGGAAGACAGAATCCGCACAGCTTGCGTTAAAACCGGACGAGACCGAGTTGCAGTTGACGCGTTTCGGTACGATTACGGCTTGGAACATGGGTTTGTGCCATTTCTTGACGGCGAAAGATTACCAGTATTTCGAGAAAGGTCTGCGTGGTGCGATTGTGGAACGTCAGATGCCGCCCAAGCTCACAGAGAAGGAACAGGCCGCATTGCAAGAATTTATCAGCAAGCGCGAGACAGAGCAGATCGAGAACAACCGCAAGGTTGGCGAAACATTCCGCAAAACGAAGGAAAAAGAGGCCGGGTTTAAAAAGCTTCCCAGTGGAGTCGTCGTCAATGTCATCAAGGCCGGTGATAGCGTGCGCGCAACGGATGATTGTACCGTGGAAATCGATTACGAGGGAAAACTGATCAGTGGCGAGGTCTTTGATAGTACCTTTGAGCGTAAGGAGCACGCGACGCTTTATTTGGGGATGATTATTTCGGGACTGCGCGAGGTAATTCAGCAGATTGGTAATGGCGGTGAGGCGCGTGCCTTTATTCCGCCGGAAAATGCCTACGGTGACGAGTCGATGGGGATTATCCCAGGCGGTTCAACACTCGAGTTTTGGATTAAAATCCATAAGATTACAAACCCCGTTGTCGATCTGAAACCTGAGCCAGCAAAACCTGCAGCGACTCCCGTTAAGGCGGCGCCAGCTCCGACGCCAGCACCTGTTCCGGTGTCGCCAGTGGATTCGAGAGCTCGCTAG
- the yajC gene encoding preprotein translocase subunit YajC, whose translation MFLGFLGAAAANPITPGHAVWSQMLIMFFLFLGMWFILIAPQRKRQKKHDEMVRNLKHGDRVLLSSGFYGEITNVRDDRFEVRISDNTVVGVHKSFVSAKL comes from the coding sequence ATGTTTTTAGGTTTCTTAGGTGCCGCAGCCGCTAACCCCATAACACCCGGACATGCCGTATGGTCTCAAATGCTGATCATGTTTTTTTTGTTTCTGGGCATGTGGTTTATTCTGATTGCTCCCCAACGGAAGCGCCAAAAGAAGCATGACGAGATGGTCCGAAATCTCAAGCACGGCGACCGCGTTCTCCTTTCCTCGGGCTTTTACGGTGAGATCACCAATGTACGCGACGACCGCTTTGAGGTTCGCATTAGCGACAATACGGTTGTCGGCGTTCACAAATCTTTCGTTTCAGCGAAGTTATAA
- the thyX gene encoding FAD-dependent thymidylate synthase, with product MKIIPAHVELLTPIDTDAVMRHIEQCGRVCYKSEGKTSETSAATFIAGIVKRGHEAVLEHYSLTLKFICDRGVSHEIVRHRIASYCQESTRYCNYAKDQFGHEITVIAPCFWVPESACYREWVLAMEQAETRYFKLLEGGATPQEARAVLPNSLKTEVVMSADLREWRHFFRLRCTRFAHPQIREVALQAFTLLAMKLPIFFQDLAQEFKEA from the coding sequence ATGAAAATTATCCCCGCACACGTTGAACTACTAACGCCGATTGATACCGATGCTGTCATGCGGCATATCGAACAATGTGGGCGTGTGTGCTATAAGTCAGAGGGAAAAACGAGTGAAACGAGTGCGGCGACCTTTATCGCGGGCATTGTCAAACGCGGGCATGAAGCGGTGCTCGAGCACTACTCCTTAACGCTTAAATTTATTTGTGATCGCGGTGTATCGCATGAAATCGTCCGCCACCGAATTGCGTCTTATTGTCAGGAATCGACGCGGTATTGTAATTACGCGAAGGACCAGTTTGGACATGAAATTACGGTGATTGCGCCTTGTTTTTGGGTACCCGAGAGCGCTTGTTATCGGGAGTGGGTTTTAGCGATGGAGCAAGCGGAGACGCGATACTTTAAGTTGCTCGAGGGAGGGGCGACGCCGCAGGAAGCGCGTGCGGTTTTACCAAACAGCCTCAAGACAGAGGTTGTGATGTCGGCCGACCTACGGGAATGGCGACATTTTTTTCGCCTACGGTGCACACGCTTTGCGCATCCACAGATTCGGGAGGTTGCGCTCCAAGCGTTTACGCTTTTAGCGATGAAGTTACCGATTTTTTTTCAAGATTTAGCGCAAGAGTTTAAGGAAGCCTAG
- a CDS encoding type III secretion system chaperone: MENAVEVFKGYVQRLAEKLKIEGLQVDDENTCYLAFDEKFFVRCSFDKEKEQIEYLGYIGALPEDGADYYQGILESCHFWRDTAGSNVSFDPEDGTLTLQQFCDINFMNDDYFYKVMEDFVNAMDHWNSKRRQEWEEHPTASPSTDVPAAGPVGIDPNMMMFGA, from the coding sequence ATGGAAAATGCGGTAGAGGTTTTTAAGGGGTACGTCCAGCGCCTCGCAGAGAAATTGAAAATTGAAGGGCTCCAGGTTGATGACGAAAATACCTGTTACCTGGCGTTCGATGAGAAATTTTTCGTCCGGTGCTCTTTCGATAAAGAGAAGGAACAGATTGAATATTTAGGTTATATCGGAGCGCTACCGGAAGACGGCGCGGATTATTACCAGGGCATTTTGGAGAGCTGCCACTTTTGGCGCGATACGGCTGGTTCGAACGTTTCTTTCGATCCTGAGGATGGCACTCTAACCCTTCAGCAATTTTGCGATATCAACTTCATGAACGATGATTATTTTTACAAAGTCATGGAGGATTTCGTCAATGCAATGGACCACTGGAACTCGAAACGCCGACAGGAGTGGGAAGAGCACCCAACTGCATCACCTAGCACCGATGTTCCAGCCGCAGGCCCCGTCGGAATCGATCCCAATATGATGATGTTCGGAGCGTAA
- a CDS encoding GNAT family N-acetyltransferase has product MNKKQVRRGWFAIFGILLGLFTYGIFECRQLHTPQRRIPVASSSTNSVGRYANHPSDAVQAKLEALRKNPYRERHPEMKGLAQVPPLGTDRLVLRGINSGDYDDFFATWNDRDAVYMLIYIPWPTSKEQAIHYLHSLSYQASRQEGLYWAITEPDAGRLMGVIGLTLESSFDRAEIHYWLGKPYWGKGYATEAAKRVIDYVFRDLNIHRLEVNCFSDNVRSKRVIEKCGFQHEYLRKECLKKEGQYKDIDYYYLLQQDYLGIHQE; this is encoded by the coding sequence GTGAATAAAAAGCAGGTACGTCGCGGTTGGTTCGCGATCTTTGGGATTTTGTTGGGGCTCTTTACTTATGGCATCTTCGAGTGCCGTCAACTCCATACTCCTCAAAGGCGCATTCCAGTCGCTTCAAGCTCTACCAATTCCGTCGGGCGCTATGCCAACCACCCCAGTGATGCGGTTCAGGCGAAGCTCGAGGCGCTGCGAAAAAATCCTTACCGCGAACGACATCCAGAGATGAAGGGTCTCGCGCAAGTCCCCCCTCTCGGGACCGATCGCCTGGTGTTACGGGGCATTAATTCGGGAGATTACGACGACTTTTTTGCGACCTGGAACGACCGTGATGCGGTGTACATGCTCATCTACATTCCCTGGCCCACTTCCAAAGAGCAAGCGATCCACTACCTGCACTCCCTGAGCTACCAAGCGAGCCGCCAGGAAGGTCTGTACTGGGCGATTACCGAGCCAGACGCCGGGCGTCTCATGGGTGTCATTGGACTAACCCTCGAGTCCTCCTTTGATCGTGCGGAGATACACTACTGGCTTGGGAAGCCGTACTGGGGGAAAGGATACGCAACAGAGGCGGCCAAGCGCGTGATCGACTACGTATTTCGCGACCTAAATATCCATCGCCTTGAGGTCAACTGCTTTTCCGATAACGTCCGCTCGAAGCGCGTGATTGAAAAATGTGGCTTCCAACACGAATATCTCCGCAAGGAATGCCTCAAAAAAGAGGGCCAATACAAAGACATCGACTACTACTATCTCCTTCAGCAGGACTACTTGGGGATTCACCAAGAATGA
- a CDS encoding lipase family protein — protein MGNLIKWVTLALCCLQTPCFGSFVLWKNLLESSSSSVFDEDSSPLFPEPERDSEPVERFALEEKEEPLVIARTETVESDNSTEEVSSSQQETHLSVAKWFQNIHPDIIQLIKRSYLLTKRDSQNCFVHEAEMLQGNPTFQTEKTQHSWHCFRNFTGIHGDIQESSCLGNCLNCFLKCFSCGQTRPELDFAGFVAYKPAELPGPNYCPYHVICVVFRGSQGESFQPGNGMMSASWATNYDCAPTAVNPENYGFEGRVHGGYLAKVNSCNFPHEDVAMMVCDGEIDNPLHDWDDRYLYSLDESIQEAIDRVPANERDKIRFIVTGHSQGGGLAQVALPYILTKFSPQLPGFQDNFTTPRFFGYFLSPPRVIADAACENAYNLLVGYDNMISHFAFRDIVTLASLRGYVPLGHLAIDAPYDVITRGIQSEIAYNNRLFLMEYLKAKLDSDRFDTSDAKCWIFNENPELLISWTDIGHILADIRLYFNRVLSPNDLYLNISPRTLLEIFNLALERYNNRKHRNSQARFESNQIVFHETIDWDMLRELGMGDLCAEEVVLDSQRQAIIDQLDKNITGETVTFSRRGNNNISALIDTVCDLRDAERGHSNPGGAWETIKRFICPCIWGELEQPEQPYIFDEEFKQLLEEHGIAPKDFGISPAGQVSLIAYLHYGSGANGYNAKLFDPYMPSANLNWALDNGWRIEHGDNRPWAECAGGYGNRPTPPPSAQSSEIDFECPRSVILHMAMDTSEKASSEEETV, from the coding sequence ATGGGAAATCTTATCAAATGGGTCACGCTGGCCCTGTGTTGTTTACAAACTCCGTGTTTTGGATCGTTTGTGTTGTGGAAAAATTTACTAGAGTCGAGCTCGTCGTCGGTTTTCGATGAAGATTCGAGTCCGCTCTTTCCGGAGCCTGAACGGGATAGTGAACCCGTCGAGCGCTTCGCACTTGAAGAGAAAGAAGAGCCGCTGGTCATAGCCCGAACAGAAACCGTTGAGTCCGACAATTCTACGGAAGAAGTCTCATCATCTCAGCAAGAGACACACCTCTCGGTCGCGAAGTGGTTCCAAAATATCCATCCCGATATCATTCAGCTCATCAAGCGCAGCTACCTTTTAACAAAACGTGACTCGCAAAACTGTTTTGTTCATGAGGCCGAGATGTTACAAGGAAATCCTACATTTCAGACCGAAAAAACACAGCACTCCTGGCACTGCTTCCGAAACTTTACGGGGATCCACGGCGATATTCAGGAAAGCTCTTGTCTCGGGAATTGTCTCAACTGCTTCTTGAAGTGTTTTTCCTGCGGCCAAACCCGTCCGGAGCTCGACTTTGCGGGATTCGTTGCCTACAAACCCGCGGAGCTCCCGGGTCCTAATTATTGCCCCTATCACGTCATTTGCGTGGTCTTCCGTGGATCGCAAGGCGAGAGCTTCCAGCCCGGTAATGGGATGATGAGCGCCAGCTGGGCAACGAACTACGACTGCGCGCCGACTGCAGTGAACCCCGAAAACTACGGGTTTGAGGGCCGTGTCCATGGTGGATATCTCGCTAAGGTCAACTCCTGCAACTTCCCCCATGAAGACGTCGCAATGATGGTCTGTGACGGCGAAATCGACAACCCACTTCACGACTGGGATGACCGTTATCTGTACTCGTTGGACGAAAGTATCCAAGAAGCTATCGATCGTGTACCCGCTAATGAACGCGACAAAATCCGCTTTATCGTTACAGGACATAGCCAGGGCGGCGGACTTGCCCAGGTCGCATTACCATATATCTTGACGAAATTCAGCCCCCAGCTTCCAGGATTTCAAGATAACTTCACGACCCCGAGGTTCTTTGGTTACTTCCTCTCCCCTCCCCGAGTCATTGCAGATGCGGCCTGCGAAAACGCGTACAATCTTCTCGTCGGCTACGACAACATGATCAGCCACTTCGCGTTCCGCGACATCGTAACGCTCGCAAGCCTACGTGGGTATGTTCCTCTCGGCCACCTCGCAATCGATGCGCCCTACGACGTCATTACGCGGGGAATTCAGTCCGAAATCGCTTACAACAACCGGCTGTTCCTCATGGAATACCTCAAGGCGAAACTCGATTCTGACCGCTTTGATACAAGTGATGCCAAATGCTGGATTTTTAACGAAAACCCCGAACTCCTCATCTCTTGGACCGACATTGGGCACATCTTAGCGGACATCCGTCTGTACTTTAATCGCGTTCTATCGCCGAACGACCTTTATCTCAACATCTCGCCACGGACCCTACTTGAGATCTTCAATCTCGCCCTCGAGCGTTACAACAACCGCAAGCACCGCAATTCGCAGGCCCGCTTCGAGAGCAATCAGATCGTCTTCCACGAAACAATCGACTGGGATATGCTCCGCGAACTCGGTATGGGCGATCTCTGTGCTGAAGAAGTCGTTCTCGACTCACAGCGACAAGCGATTATCGATCAGCTCGACAAAAATATCACCGGTGAAACCGTAACGTTCTCGCGCCGTGGCAATAATAACATCTCTGCACTTATCGATACCGTCTGCGATCTACGGGATGCCGAACGAGGCCACAGCAACCCCGGTGGAGCCTGGGAGACTATCAAGCGTTTCATCTGCCCGTGCATCTGGGGTGAACTCGAGCAGCCCGAACAACCTTACATCTTCGATGAAGAATTCAAACAACTCTTAGAAGAACACGGCATCGCCCCCAAAGACTTCGGTATCAGTCCGGCGGGACAGGTTTCGCTGATCGCGTACCTACACTACGGTTCCGGCGCCAACGGCTATAACGCAAAGCTGTTCGATCCCTATATGCCGTCCGCTAACCTCAATTGGGCTCTCGATAACGGTTGGCGTATCGAGCATGGCGACAACCGCCCCTGGGCCGAATGTGCCGGTGGCTACGGCAACCGCCCGACACCTCCACCGAGCGCTCAGAGCTCTGAAATCGACTTCGAGTGCCCTCGTTCTGTCATTCTCCATATGGCCATGGACACTTCCGAAAAAGCATCTTCCGAGGAAGAAACGGTATAG
- a CDS encoding lysophospholipid acyltransferase family protein, whose amino-acid sequence MGVRINGLSPVNRLWAKFATKMIQLWLRTLSLEVDPESEELLRRYRSRAKICVLWHNRLMVAPLIYQRYFQDQTMYGLVSPSRDGAWLTALLENLGIRAVRGSSQHRGRGALLEMRNVLHRGHSVTITPDGPRGPRYVAKPGVAVLAKESHVPILLGGISIPKCWRLKSWDRFYLPKPFSKIYFHIEIIDLEEYGDRSSDDLQIYLQKVLYNLNSKHRSL is encoded by the coding sequence GTGGGGGTTCGCATTAACGGATTGTCGCCAGTCAATCGCTTATGGGCCAAGTTTGCAACGAAAATGATCCAGCTTTGGCTACGGACGCTGTCGCTCGAAGTCGACCCTGAAAGCGAGGAACTTTTGCGACGTTACCGTTCGCGCGCGAAGATTTGCGTTTTGTGGCACAATCGTCTCATGGTTGCACCTTTGATTTATCAGCGCTATTTTCAGGATCAAACAATGTACGGGCTAGTGAGTCCGAGTCGGGATGGGGCGTGGCTCACGGCGTTGCTTGAAAATCTCGGTATTCGTGCTGTTCGTGGGTCATCGCAGCATCGCGGTCGCGGTGCGTTACTGGAGATGCGAAACGTTCTTCATCGCGGGCATTCGGTAACGATTACACCGGATGGTCCCCGTGGTCCGCGCTACGTCGCTAAGCCCGGGGTGGCAGTTTTAGCCAAAGAGTCTCACGTGCCGATTCTATTAGGTGGAATTTCTATTCCGAAGTGCTGGCGCCTCAAATCCTGGGACCGCTTTTATCTTCCCAAACCGTTTTCAAAAATCTACTTTCATATCGAGATCATCGACCTCGAAGAATATGGAGATCGCTCTTCCGATGACTTACAGATTTATTTACAAAAAGTGCTATACAACCTCAATTCGAAGCATCGGTCTTTATAG
- a CDS encoding SIS domain-containing protein, giving the protein MEVFENLLKRYPQLSVCKGDIEKAFTALLSAFQQQKKLLVAGNGGSAADSGHIAGELLKSFCCKRPIPPNIAAQLPAEITEQLEGTLPVISLPDFVAFHTAYANDRSVAYSFAQLVLALGQLGDVFWAISTSGNSKNILHAAQVARAKSMPVIGLTGQSGGALKSLCDVCIAVPEVETYKIQELHLPIYHALCQALEAALFDGPSRI; this is encoded by the coding sequence ATGGAGGTTTTTGAAAATTTATTGAAACGGTATCCTCAACTTTCCGTGTGTAAAGGTGACATCGAAAAGGCGTTTACCGCTCTGCTCTCCGCGTTTCAACAGCAGAAAAAGTTACTCGTTGCCGGAAATGGAGGTAGTGCCGCTGATTCAGGACATATTGCGGGCGAACTGTTGAAATCTTTTTGTTGCAAACGCCCTATTCCCCCAAATATCGCAGCGCAACTGCCGGCAGAAATCACCGAGCAGCTTGAAGGCACACTCCCGGTTATTTCATTGCCTGATTTTGTCGCGTTTCACACCGCTTATGCCAATGATCGTTCGGTCGCCTACAGCTTCGCCCAACTGGTCTTAGCGCTCGGTCAACTCGGCGATGTATTTTGGGCGATTTCGACATCGGGAAATTCCAAAAACATTCTTCATGCCGCCCAGGTTGCACGCGCAAAATCGATGCCCGTTATCGGCCTCACAGGTCAATCCGGCGGCGCTTTAAAATCCCTTTGCGATGTTTGTATTGCTGTTCCAGAAGTCGAAACGTACAAGATTCAGGAGCTTCATCTGCCAATTTATCACGCCTTATGCCAAGCTCTCGAAGCGGCGCTATTTGACGGCCCCTCTCGAATATAA
- the rpsT gene encoding 30S ribosomal protein S20, which yields MANKKASLKGIRQAARRTVRNRAIVSRLRTQLKRVRASEGEEAKSAARVYVSCLDKAVKVGLVHRNKASRSKSALAQLVF from the coding sequence ATGGCTAATAAGAAGGCGTCATTAAAAGGGATAAGACAGGCAGCACGGCGTACAGTACGTAATCGGGCGATCGTCAGTCGTTTAAGAACACAGCTCAAGCGGGTGCGGGCTTCGGAAGGTGAAGAAGCGAAAAGCGCCGCGCGGGTTTATGTCTCCTGTCTCGATAAGGCGGTGAAGGTTGGCCTTGTCCATCGTAACAAGGCGTCGCGGAGCAAGAGCGCATTGGCGCAACTCGTGTTCTAG
- a CDS encoding aminotransferase class I/II-fold pyridoxal phosphate-dependent enzyme translates to MFFTIIFGAKKAFLKSFQGNSIHKEMKEGLMRGLLAERIGGQDFDRAGGYKMEEIKAAKRRFQAEHPDRVLLDMGIGEPDLPPPDSVIEELCSQAHFVENQGYADNGCPEFREAATRFIQKTFGVTVDSQTELAHCIGAKSALSLMPLCLINSGDLIIATHPVYPIFNTHVEYLGGEVFSLPLLWERQFLPDLSLIPTDVARRAKVFHVNYPNNPTSAPATSTFFVELIEFAHHYDIAVINDAAYACLTEHPRSILQCLHAKDIAIEIHSMSKTYNMTGWRLGWVCGNADLVSAFSKVKDYSDSGQFLAIQKAAIQALEDCTFSQKMTQRYQQRKQSVAAILKTHGFEVYSSDCGFFLYVRVPQKLRYQGQEISVTSAAALSQWLLEALGIVSVPWEDPEPSIRFSMTFRCTSEEEFYERLTNRLKGIKAA, encoded by the coding sequence ATGTTTTTTACAATAATTTTCGGAGCGAAAAAGGCTTTTCTTAAATCGTTTCAAGGTAACAGTATTCATAAAGAGATGAAAGAGGGATTGATGCGCGGGTTACTTGCGGAACGGATAGGAGGGCAAGATTTTGATCGAGCAGGGGGATATAAAATGGAGGAGATTAAGGCCGCTAAGCGCCGATTTCAAGCCGAACATCCCGATCGTGTTTTATTAGACATGGGGATTGGGGAGCCCGATTTACCTCCACCCGACAGTGTTATCGAAGAGCTCTGCTCCCAAGCGCACTTTGTGGAAAATCAAGGCTATGCGGACAATGGCTGTCCAGAATTTCGCGAAGCCGCTACTCGATTCATACAAAAAACTTTTGGCGTTACGGTTGATTCTCAAACGGAACTTGCTCACTGCATCGGGGCGAAATCAGCGCTTTCGTTAATGCCACTGTGCCTCATTAATTCAGGAGATCTTATTATTGCAACACATCCTGTTTATCCGATTTTCAACACGCATGTAGAATATCTCGGCGGTGAAGTTTTCTCGTTACCCCTTCTTTGGGAGCGGCAATTTCTCCCTGATCTTTCGTTAATTCCGACGGATGTAGCCCGAAGGGCGAAGGTTTTTCACGTCAACTATCCCAACAATCCGACGTCCGCGCCTGCGACATCCACATTTTTTGTCGAACTCATCGAATTTGCGCATCACTATGATATCGCGGTCATCAACGATGCCGCTTACGCGTGTCTCACGGAGCATCCGCGTTCGATTTTACAATGTCTCCATGCGAAGGACATTGCGATTGAAATCCACTCGATGTCCAAAACGTACAACATGACGGGCTGGCGTTTAGGCTGGGTTTGCGGCAACGCGGATTTAGTTAGCGCCTTTTCGAAAGTCAAAGACTACTCCGACTCCGGGCAATTCCTAGCCATTCAGAAAGCGGCAATTCAAGCGCTCGAGGATTGTACGTTTTCGCAAAAAATGACACAGCGCTACCAACAGCGCAAGCAATCGGTTGCGGCGATCCTAAAAACACACGGCTTTGAAGTGTATTCCTCTGATTGCGGTTTCTTTTTATATGTCCGCGTTCCCCAAAAACTCCGTTATCAAGGACAGGAAATTTCCGTAACCTCAGCAGCCGCTTTAAGCCAATGGCTTCTCGAGGCACTCGGCATTGTTTCCGTCCCCTGGGAAGATCCAGAACCCAGCATCCGCTTCTCTATGACCTTCCGCTGTACCTCCGAAGAGGAGTTTTACGAGCGCCTTACCAATCGCCTCAAAGGAATAAAGGCTGCCTAG
- a CDS encoding GNAT family N-acetyltransferase, giving the protein MPTEVETLQRCPILHSERLALYPIQKEDAERIAELLSDYETVYMMTYAPWPYTLADSQQWIGYALWLCSENKGRFWGIYDDDGVFIGTIGMSLYPEHDRGELHYWLGRPYWGKGYGTEAAKRIIRYAFRDLHLECLDVNHMARNSRSQRLIQKCGFQYEGTFRHYVKRFGHYEDVKNYSLLRSDPV; this is encoded by the coding sequence ATGCCGACCGAGGTCGAGACATTACAGCGTTGCCCGATACTCCACTCCGAACGGTTAGCGCTTTATCCCATACAAAAAGAGGACGCGGAACGGATTGCCGAGCTGCTTTCCGATTACGAGACGGTCTACATGATGACGTACGCCCCTTGGCCGTACACGCTCGCGGATAGCCAGCAATGGATCGGTTATGCTCTCTGGCTCTGTTCCGAAAATAAGGGCCGCTTTTGGGGGATTTACGACGACGATGGCGTATTCATTGGGACGATTGGGATGTCGCTCTACCCGGAGCATGATCGTGGGGAACTTCACTATTGGCTTGGGAGGCCCTATTGGGGTAAAGGCTATGGAACCGAGGCCGCCAAACGTATAATCCGTTACGCCTTTCGGGACCTACATCTTGAATGCCTGGATGTCAATCATATGGCCCGCAATTCACGTTCCCAACGCCTGATTCAAAAGTGCGGCTTTCAATACGAGGGCACCTTCCGCCACTATGTCAAGCGCTTTGGCCATTACGAGGACGTCAAGAACTACAGCCTCTTACGCAGCGATCCCGTCTAA
- the mraY gene encoding phospho-N-acetylmuramoyl-pentapeptide-transferase, whose product MSPLFNEIIERFNFIVTQIPAVGQRVFLAFFIALVAAMLLAPWGIQKLRQRKIEQIQRDEQEVRKLAQLHSHKDHIPTMGGIIVVIATILGIATQVHWNLQVGLIVLGYLLLAAVGAWDDGIKIRQRNARGIPGWLKLSIQLGFSLLVYFVVEQYSDLYRVCTTLPVPFTDLNWTLPHNFVPIYFFLVLAGTSNAVNLTDGLDGLATGCAIPVLLFFGGLCFIDNTLPIFSSMGVSRIPGGTELAVVCAAVLGGLLVFLWYNCYPAVVFMGDTGSLALGMLIGLVALFSGYSLFLVIAGGVFVAEALSDILQVFTYKFCGHRRIFKMAPLHHHFELKGHHEVQITLRAWLLSVLLAALAVIAMVPWIKP is encoded by the coding sequence ATGTCTCCTCTATTTAACGAGATCATCGAGCGGTTTAACTTTATCGTGACACAGATTCCGGCGGTGGGGCAGCGTGTCTTTTTGGCGTTTTTTATTGCTTTAGTGGCCGCGATGCTACTAGCTCCCTGGGGGATCCAAAAATTACGCCAGCGGAAAATCGAGCAAATCCAACGCGACGAGCAAGAGGTTCGTAAACTCGCACAACTCCATAGCCATAAGGATCACATACCGACGATGGGAGGAATTATAGTGGTGATCGCAACTATACTTGGAATCGCGACGCAGGTGCATTGGAATCTCCAAGTCGGGCTTATTGTGCTGGGATATCTGCTCCTAGCAGCGGTGGGCGCTTGGGATGATGGCATCAAAATTCGGCAGCGCAATGCACGAGGCATTCCTGGATGGCTCAAGTTATCGATACAACTCGGTTTTTCACTGTTGGTGTACTTTGTTGTTGAACAATACTCTGATCTTTACCGTGTTTGTACAACTCTACCGGTGCCGTTTACCGATCTTAATTGGACATTACCGCATAATTTTGTACCCATTTACTTCTTTCTTGTCTTGGCTGGAACTAGTAATGCGGTCAATTTGACGGATGGACTTGATGGGTTGGCGACGGGTTGTGCGATCCCGGTGTTGTTATTTTTCGGGGGTCTTTGCTTTATCGATAACACGTTGCCAATATTTAGCTCTATGGGGGTTTCACGCATACCAGGCGGTACAGAACTTGCTGTGGTATGTGCCGCGGTACTCGGTGGGCTTTTAGTTTTTTTGTGGTACAACTGTTATCCCGCGGTTGTCTTTATGGGCGACACGGGTTCGCTTGCGCTAGGCATGCTGATCGGTCTCGTCGCGCTTTTCTCGGGGTATTCGTTGTTTTTAGTCATTGCGGGTGGTGTGTTTGTGGCGGAGGCGCTTTCTGACATTCTGCAGGTGTTTACGTATAAATTTTGCGGCCATCGCCGGATTTTTAAAATGGCGCCGCTCCACCATCATTTCGAGCTCAAGGGGCATCACGAGGTCCAGATTACACTTCGGGCATGGTTGTTGAGTGTTTTATTGGCGGCTTTAGCGGTTATTGCAATGGTGCCGTGGATTAAGCCCTAA